The Kosakonia sacchari SP1 genome includes a window with the following:
- a CDS encoding GhoT/OrtT family toxin translates to MELYTKLLIFYVVMAVLCAVATWFLAKDSRKIRLLSALLVGATWPISFPVALLFSLF, encoded by the coding sequence TTGGAACTTTACACCAAACTGCTTATTTTCTACGTTGTCATGGCGGTGTTATGCGCCGTGGCAACCTGGTTTCTCGCCAAAGATAGCCGCAAAATCCGCCTGCTCAGCGCTTTGTTAGTCGGCGCGACCTGGCCCATCAGTTTTCCCGTCGCATTACTTTTTTCTCTCTTTTAG
- a CDS encoding GhoT/OrtT family toxin, with protein MSLYQKMLVFYFVMALICALITWFLSHDSKRIRLLSAFLVGSTWPMSFPVALLFSIF; from the coding sequence ATGTCGTTATACCAAAAAATGTTGGTTTTCTACTTTGTTATGGCGCTGATTTGCGCGCTGATTACCTGGTTTCTTTCTCACGACAGTAAACGTATTCGCCTGCTGAGCGCGTTTTTAGTGGGGTCGACATGGCCCATGAGCTTCCCGGTTGCGCTGTTATTTTCCATATTCTAA